One segment of Pseudomonadales bacterium DNA contains the following:
- a CDS encoding DnaJ domain-containing protein, with product MQNLDHNPLKPAILYIIRHASSKLAIHELLSELKRTSHLPRLHHNQQLALFRLNWMMMNALYQLQLDFLDDGLLLNISTLDIYLESLPDTQRSATQQAISQQALRNYYLDWQNFSETTLEEVQAILDGVWQDYISTDQQAMAYQTLGLEPTKDSRLIRITYRKLANQYHPDKGGDPDRFMAIREAYEVLKKAHAS from the coding sequence ATGCAGAATCTTGACCATAACCCCTTAAAGCCGGCGATTTTATATATCATTCGTCATGCCAGCTCTAAGCTAGCGATCCATGAGCTGTTAAGCGAGCTAAAGCGCACCAGCCATCTGCCTCGCCTGCATCATAACCAACAGCTCGCCTTGTTCAGACTCAACTGGATGATGATGAATGCACTGTATCAACTTCAGCTCGATTTTCTCGACGATGGCTTGCTGCTAAACATCAGCACCTTAGATATTTATTTAGAGAGCCTTCCCGACACGCAACGTTCGGCTACGCAGCAAGCCATAAGCCAACAGGCATTACGTAACTATTATCTCGACTGGCAGAATTTTTCTGAAACCACCTTAGAAGAAGTACAAGCCATTCTTGACGGTGTTTGGCAAGATTATATCTCAACCGACCAGCAGGCTATGGCTTATCAAACATTGGGGCTTGAGCCTACTAAGGATAGCCGTCTTATTCGTATCACCTACCGCAAACTCGCAAATCAATATCACCCAGATAAAGGTGGTGATCCTGATCGCTTCATGGCCATTCGTGAAGCCTATGAGGTGTTAAAAAAAGCCCATGCCAGTTAA
- the fur gene encoding ferric iron uptake transcriptional regulator, with protein MSNENQELRKAGLKVTLPRVKILQILDTSSEDGRHMSAEDVYKTLLDHGEDVGLATVYRVLTQFETAGLVERHNFEGGHSVFELAKEEHHDHMVCTETGKVIEFIAPEIERLQHEIAERHGYELVDHSLVLYVKPKS; from the coding sequence ATGTCGAACGAAAACCAAGAGCTTCGTAAAGCCGGGTTAAAAGTCACGCTACCGCGAGTCAAAATCCTGCAAATTCTTGATACTAGCAGTGAAGATGGTCGACATATGAGTGCCGAGGATGTGTATAAAACCTTACTCGACCACGGTGAAGACGTGGGTCTAGCGACGGTATATCGCGTGTTAACCCAATTTGAAACCGCTGGTTTGGTTGAACGGCATAATTTCGAAGGCGGTCATAGTGTGTTTGAATTAGCCAAAGAAGAGCACCACGACCACATGGTTTGTACCGAAACCGGCAAGGTTATTGAATTTATTGCTCCCGAAATTGAGCGCTTACAGCATGAAATTGCTGAGCGTCATGGTTATGAGCTGGTTGATCACTCACTGGTACTTTACGTCAAACCTAAAAGCTAA
- a CDS encoding patatin-like phospholipase family protein translates to MNIAQTLRNPLYHNGLALGGGSALGVAHIGVLRAIEQQQVPLHCIAGTSIGALVAAFYAFGKSLAEIEAVGLDMSWQDVRRLKPSKLSLFDNHKLGQLVTEHLGEVNIEDAKIPLAIVAADIATGRTVILRSGPVADAIMASTCLPGLFKPVQIGDNLLVDGGIVENVPISALLELGANSLLAVDLSAQSNYRAPNDIFDVMSNAIAIAINNNTENHTRQADLCIRPNLSAHNSVDTNPEELAAMVEIGYQDARLQLLKTVRFKQWFSLLCRQCWRKISRAGQHRSAEVIIH, encoded by the coding sequence ATGAACATTGCTCAGACTTTACGCAACCCGCTATACCATAATGGCCTCGCCCTAGGCGGCGGCTCTGCCCTAGGTGTAGCCCATATTGGCGTATTACGCGCTATTGAGCAGCAGCAAGTCCCTCTGCACTGCATCGCTGGCACCAGTATTGGCGCCTTAGTTGCCGCATTCTATGCGTTTGGTAAAAGCCTCGCTGAAATTGAAGCCGTCGGCTTAGACATGAGCTGGCAAGATGTTAGGCGGCTCAAGCCCTCGAAATTGAGCCTGTTCGACAACCATAAGCTGGGGCAGTTAGTGACAGAGCACTTGGGTGAGGTAAATATCGAAGATGCTAAAATACCCTTAGCCATTGTAGCCGCCGATATCGCCACCGGCCGCACGGTGATTTTGCGCAGCGGGCCAGTTGCTGACGCGATAATGGCCAGCACCTGCTTGCCCGGCTTGTTTAAACCGGTTCAGATTGGCGACAATTTATTGGTAGATGGCGGTATTGTTGAGAATGTTCCGATTTCAGCACTGCTTGAGCTTGGCGCCAATAGCTTACTCGCGGTGGATTTAAGCGCCCAGTCAAACTACCGCGCGCCAAATGATATCTTTGATGTCATGTCGAACGCGATCGCCATTGCGATTAACAATAATACCGAAAATCATACACGCCAGGCCGACCTGTGCATAAGGCCAAATCTGTCCGCACACAATAGCGTCGATACCAACCCGGAAGAATTAGCCGCGATGGTTGAGATTGGCTATCAGGATGCACGCCTACAGTTATTAAAAACGGTGCGATTCAAGCAGTGGTTCAGCCTTCTATGCCGCCAGTGCTGGCGCAAGATCAGTCGCGCGGGCCAACACAGATCAGCTGAAGTTATTATTCACTAG
- a CDS encoding PaaI family thioesterase — MSAEENAAFAALSQHVQAVISNLKHCALLGIQVLDTAPGILTLELPYDVKIIGNPDNQVVHGGALTTLMDTACGFAAVLACSEPTIAPTLDLRIDYMRAATPGLAVIGKAEAYRVTPTVIFARGTAFHAEHEAQPIAHCTASFMRLQSNTESRA, encoded by the coding sequence ATGTCGGCTGAAGAAAATGCGGCATTTGCTGCACTTAGCCAGCATGTACAAGCTGTCATTAGCAACCTTAAGCACTGCGCTTTGCTTGGTATTCAGGTGCTGGACACCGCACCTGGCATACTCACTCTAGAACTTCCCTACGACGTCAAAATCATTGGCAACCCCGACAATCAGGTTGTTCATGGGGGTGCCCTGACAACATTGATGGATACTGCCTGCGGCTTTGCCGCCGTGTTAGCCTGCAGCGAGCCAACCATTGCACCAACGCTCGACTTACGCATTGACTATATGCGCGCCGCCACACCCGGGCTTGCCGTGATTGGCAAAGCTGAGGCTTATCGCGTCACGCCAACGGTGATTTTCGCCCGCGGCACGGCTTTCCATGCAGAGCATGAAGCGCAGCCAATTGCCCACTGTACCGCCAGCTTTATGCGCCTGCAGTCTAACACTGAGAGCCGCGCATGA
- a CDS encoding PaaI family thioesterase, whose translation MIEQIKQAREAQQIDQLIDQVPYAVLIGMQAWYVGDSLLFKLPANENNIGNPTLPAIHGGCIGGFMELAACFHVFASIDCERIPKVIDFSLDYLRPGRFRDSFSRCHVVRQGRNVVNVSITAWQSSEQEPIATARAHFLL comes from the coding sequence ATGATCGAACAAATCAAGCAGGCACGGGAAGCTCAGCAGATTGACCAATTGATTGATCAAGTACCCTACGCCGTATTGATTGGCATGCAGGCTTGGTATGTCGGTGACAGTTTATTATTTAAGTTACCGGCGAATGAAAATAATATCGGCAACCCGACTCTACCGGCAATACATGGTGGCTGTATTGGCGGCTTCATGGAATTAGCCGCCTGCTTTCATGTATTCGCTAGCATTGACTGCGAGCGCATCCCTAAAGTCATAGATTTCTCTCTCGACTATCTGCGCCCAGGTCGTTTTCGCGACAGCTTTAGCCGCTGCCATGTTGTGCGTCAGGGGCGCAATGTTGTCAATGTGTCGATCACTGCCTGGCAAAGTTCAGAGCAAGAACCGATTGCCACTGCGCGTGCACACTTTCTGCTATAA
- a CDS encoding nucleoid-associated protein, whose product MALLDIAIFRFRRSDYAGEISVKAPPASMDTDGGSLSLFEQAKSLFNASAQKRFGYFDPDAEHKQLSGLISNWRAQQFDFVSLATKLSGDLHATLAESDTPFDCCVMFAHESILEQHYAYALVLPMKSMQQLNGDLVPTEIDVIDSGKLSFAWRLHLQDIEQSSPKYLTQLASRGAKDLTEAWLRFSQFKEGIDITAETTEFITLVDRFTETLDADQQSNAKTQVINYCVEQDKLGLPVQLQEISGQLDEQAPDKFADYIQAHQQQRKPEVHTDRAVLKRYMRYFGRDNSLSINFSSERLGQDIIYQPEVGSLRIENIPKPLRKQLSQYREQNESDA is encoded by the coding sequence ATGGCCTTACTGGACATCGCAATTTTCCGCTTTCGCCGTAGTGATTATGCTGGCGAAATAAGTGTTAAGGCGCCGCCAGCGTCTATGGACACCGATGGCGGCAGTTTATCATTGTTTGAGCAGGCGAAATCCTTATTCAATGCCAGTGCACAAAAACGCTTTGGTTATTTTGATCCTGACGCAGAGCATAAGCAGTTATCAGGCTTGATCAGTAACTGGCGTGCACAGCAATTTGATTTTGTCAGTTTGGCGACAAAGCTCAGCGGTGATTTACACGCTACACTGGCTGAGTCCGACACCCCATTTGACTGCTGTGTGATGTTTGCCCACGAGAGTATCTTGGAGCAGCATTACGCTTATGCCTTGGTACTGCCTATGAAAAGCATGCAGCAGTTGAATGGTGATTTAGTGCCAACGGAGATCGATGTGATAGACAGTGGCAAGCTTAGTTTTGCCTGGCGCCTGCATTTGCAAGACATTGAACAGTCCTCGCCAAAATACCTTACCCAGCTGGCTAGTCGCGGTGCAAAAGATTTGACCGAGGCGTGGTTGCGTTTTAGTCAGTTCAAAGAAGGAATTGATATTACCGCCGAGACTACCGAATTTATCACGCTGGTGGATCGCTTCACCGAAACCTTGGATGCTGATCAACAATCGAATGCCAAAACACAGGTGATCAATTACTGTGTTGAGCAAGATAAGTTAGGCTTGCCGGTTCAGCTACAGGAGATATCTGGTCAATTGGATGAGCAAGCCCCTGATAAGTTTGCTGACTATATACAGGCACATCAGCAGCAGCGAAAGCCAGAGGTGCATACTGATCGAGCAGTCTTAAAACGCTATATGCGTTACTTTGGGCGAGATAATTCCTTGAGTATCAATTTTAGCTCTGAGCGTTTAGGTCAGGATATTATTTATCAGCCCGAGGTAGGCAGTTTACGCATCGAGAATATACCTAAGCCCCTAAGAAAGCAGCTCAGTCAGTATCGCGAACAGAATGAATCTGATGCATAA
- a CDS encoding outer membrane protein assembly factor BamE, whose amino-acid sequence MLKQVMTSINRLPTIAKTILLFGLLQLSACSTSHFPWVYRIDVEQGNIVDDDKLAEVELGMTRAQVKYLLGSPLIEDSFHPDRWDYFYSFRTGKGLYETRRVTLLFSGQTLTSVEKTPTTEIELDYW is encoded by the coding sequence ATGTTAAAGCAAGTTATGACCAGCATCAATCGTCTGCCAACTATTGCCAAAACAATTTTACTTTTTGGCCTACTGCAGCTCAGTGCCTGCAGTACCTCTCACTTTCCCTGGGTGTATCGAATCGATGTGGAGCAGGGGAATATTGTTGACGATGATAAACTGGCTGAGGTTGAGCTAGGCATGACGCGCGCGCAGGTGAAATATTTGCTGGGTAGCCCTTTGATAGAAGACAGTTTTCATCCAGACCGCTGGGATTATTTTTACAGCTTTCGTACCGGCAAAGGCCTTTATGAGACCAGGCGGGTGACCTTGCTTTTTTCTGGGCAAACACTGACCTCGGTAGAGAAGACGCCGACCACAGAAATCGAGCTCGACTATTGGTGA